One Carettochelys insculpta isolate YL-2023 chromosome 15, ASM3395843v1, whole genome shotgun sequence DNA window includes the following coding sequences:
- the HMGXB3 gene encoding HMG domain-containing protein 3 isoform X3, translated as MEDQYDGTEVTVVMEEIEGTYTYASPVPSKRKKKYKSPGDQGEKAKKPRSAYLLYYYDIYLKVQQELPHLPQSEINKKISESWRLLSVAEKSYYLEKAKLEKEGLDPNSKLSTLTAVVPDVPGFRKILPRSDYVIIPKTTLQEDRSRQHLELCVAQGQTASEGVTASTNITSVAHDAMQNILSVDSSRVGISEQCIAIDGLSEETASFCQSDTVEEVVASEILSHYVKPIADKMTGEILLDEASLEIGEGHPYHSTSVVIEETLVSSSRDISKGSITMAQPQVSDGLSVVTVVTGRDTDESSSSMPTTQFIMLPLQSHSVVENPTSIKLTTTYTRRGHGNCTNPGCSFTYVTRHKPPKCPKCGNFLGGKWIPKEKQPKGKAEQTSGILLKAPVAKRSQQPGAPEKVAAQEDATKSTLESSEAVNQLLNAVPVREQIQETEWEEVIISEAHILANGVQTQDNGTAATVMLAKDSDVQGNSSSEQPEKDSIGTVSQPSAKMTSPFASPTLTVKKPMGVDALAGAPKGQELKSKPKPKPSLLAAARPMRAILPAPASLGREACPEPLSSRQGFPNKHSPVRTSGLKPSTLKQLGQSVLQPSSISERKLQGSPTSSASQVKVVEVKPDIFPSYKYSCTVTLDLGLATSRGRGKCKNPSCSYIYTNRHKPRICPSCGYNLAKDRAEKTTVKSLELSSGLPDVLNTSEPLTQSQKEIQRQSTLQLLRKVMQIPENESELAEVFTLIHELNSSRLILSNVSEETVTIEQTSWSNYYESPATQCLLCNSSLFKGGQNSLAGPQECWLLTANRLQVVTAQVKVCLNLQCLALHSFTDIYTGLFNVGNKLLVSLDLLFTIRNHIKLGEDPKVAVGSILESVQEQTEKTLRPEELGQLQELLCNGYWAFECLTVRDYNDMICGVCGIAPKIEIAQRNAENVLALKNVEFTWPEFLSSSEVNVEDFWSTMETEVIEQVAFPSSIPITKFDASIVAPFFPPLMRGAMVVNTEKDKNLDAHPVPGNGSALVRLLQEESCKVEQIGSYSEAELQHFLTRCSIPWGAADTKEQLCYSLLALYDFVQNGADAKQPPVRHTGGKIYKVCPHQVVCGSKYIVRGESARDHVDLLVSSRHWPPVYVVDMASSVALCADICCPDLTAQMWGKSQGCFSDPMEPPARVSCPELLDQHYSVDMTVAEHSVQHPVTKSTARRIVHTGAETSQSDPTSRHHSISLCQELEPYSAIITAINDSKTSNVRQRPITFDNATHYYLYNRLMDFLTSREIVNGQIHEIVQSCQPGEVVIRDTLYRLGVAQIKTEVEEEEKENQEEDGEAV; from the exons ATGGAGGATCAGTACGATGGCACTGAAGTAACTGTAGTGATGGAGGAAATAGAGGGCACCTACACCTATGCCTCTCCAGTACCatctaagaggaaaaaaaaatacaaaagtccTGGAGACCAAGGGGAAAAGGCCAAGAAACCCAG ATCTGCTTACCTCCTATACTATTATGATATATATTTGAAAGTTCAGCAGGAGCTCCCCCACCTTCCTCAATCTGAAATTAACAAGAAGATCAGTGAAAGTTGGAGATTGCTCAGTGTGGCTGAAAAAAGCTACTATTTGGAAAAGGCCAAGCTGGAGAAAGAAGGCTTAGACCCG AACTCCAAGCTGTCCACTCTGACTGCTGTAGTTCCAGATGTTCCAGGTTTCCGTAAAATCCTCCCTCGTTCGGATTACGTAATTATCCCTAAAACCACTCTTCAAGAGGACAGGAGCAGGCAGCATCTAGAACTTTGTGTGGCACAGGGCCAAACAGCATCTGAAGGAGTAACGGCTTCCACCAACATCACAAGTGTAGCCCACGATGCCATGCAAAACATCCTTTCTGTGGACTCGAGCCGTGTTGGCATTTCTGAGCAGTGCATTGCCATTGATGGACTGTCAGAGGAAACTGCCTCATTTTGTCAGTCGGACACTGTAGAAGAAGTAGTTGCTTCAGAGATTCTTTCTCATTACGTCAAACCTATAGCCGATAAAATGACTGGAGAAATCCTCCTGGATGAGGCTTCTTTGGAAATAGGAGAGGGACATCCATATCACTCAACTAGTGTGGTTATTGAAGAGACTCTTGTTAGTAGCTCCAGAGACATCTCCAAAGGAAGCATTACAATGGCACAGCCCCAGGTTTCTGATGGTTTGTCTGTGGTAACAGTGGTGACTGGGAGG gATACAGATGAGAGCAGCTCCTCCATGCCTACCACACAGTTTATTATGCTACCTCTCCAGTCTCACTCTGTTGTGGAGAACCCAACATCAATCAAACTG ACAACCACCTACACCCGCAGGGGCCATGGAAACTGCACCAATCCTGGCTGTTCTTTTACTTATGTCACCAGGCACAAACCGCCAAAGTGCCCAAAGTGTGGGAACTTCCTGGGAGGAAAGTGGATCCCAAAG gaaaagcAACCCAAAGGCAAAGCTGAGCAGACTTCAGGTATCCTCCTGAAAGCACCAGTGGCTAAAagaagccagcagccaggagccccagagaaggTAGCTGCTCAGGAGGATGCCACCAAGTCTACTCTGGAAAGTTCTGAAGCTGTCAACCAGCTACTGAATGCAGTGCCTGTTCGGGAGCAAATACAGGAGACTGAATGGGAGGAAGTGATCATCTCTGAGGCTCACATCCTTGCAAATGGTGTGCAAACCCAGGACAATGGGACTGCAGCAACTGTGATGCTGGCTAAAGATAGTGATGTGCAGGGCAACTCCTCCTCAGAGCAGCCTGAGAAAGACAGCATAGGGACAGTCTCACAGCCATCTGCGAAAATGACAAGTCCATTTGCCAGTCCAACTTTGACTGTAAAAAAGCCAATGGG AGTCGATGCTCTTGCTGGTGCTCCCAAAGGACAAGAACTGAAAAGCAAACCAAAACCGAAGCCCTCCTTACTGGCTGCTGCAAGACCCATGAGAGCAATTCTACCTGCTCCTGCTAGCTTGGGGAGGGAAGCCTGCCCAGAGCCACTCAGCAGCCGACAGGGCTTTCCAA ATAAGCATTCCCCTGTGAGAACCTCAGGCCTGAAGCCCAGTACGCTGAAGCAGTTGGGTCAGTCTGTCCTACAGCCATCTAGCATTAGTGAGCGAAAG CTCCAAGGCAGCCCAACCAGCAGTGCATCTCAGGTGAAAGTGGTGGAGGTCAAACCAGACATATTTCCCTCTTATAAATACAGCTGCACTGTAACTCTG gATTTGGGATTGGCGACATCACGTGGTAGAGGGAAGTGTAAGAACCCCTCTTGTAGCTACATATACACAAATAGGCACAAGCCACGGATCTGTCCCAGCTGTGGCTATAACCTTGCCAAAGACAGAGCTGAGAAAACAACTGTGAAATCCCTC GAGCTCAGCTCAGGTCTTCCTGATGTACTGAACACCAGTGAACCCCTAACACAGTCCCAGAAAGAGATCCAGCGTCAGTCAACGCTGCAGCTGCTGCGCAAGGTAATGCAAATCCCAGAGAATGAATCGGAACTGGCAGAGGTCTTCACCCTCATCCACGAACTCAACAGCTCACGGCTCATCCTGTCCAACGTGAGTGAGGAGACCGTCACCATCGAGCAGACCTCCTGGTCAAATTATTATGAGTCTCCGGCTACACAGTGCCTGCTCTGTAACAGCTCTCTGTTCAAAGGGGGACAGAA TTCTCTTGCTGGTCCACAAGAGTGCTGGTTGCTGACAGCTAACAGGTTACAGGTGGTTACTGCCCAGGTCAAAGTGTGTTTGAATCTGCAGTGTCTGGCCCTGCATAGCTTCACTGATATATACACAG GTCTGTTCAATGTGGGCAACAAGTTGTTAGTGAGCCTGGACCTTCTGTTCACCATCCGAAACCATATCAAACTTGGGGAGGATCCCAAAGTGGCCGTTGGCAGTATCCTGGAAtctgtgcaggagcagactg AGAAAACTCTGAGGCCTGAGGAGCTGGGTCAGCTCCAGGAGTTGCTGTGCAATGGCTATTGGGCCTTTGAGTGCCTCACTGTCCGGGACTACAACGATATGATCTGTGGAGTCTGTGGCATTGCACCCAAGATTGAGATAGCCCAGAGGAATGCAGAAAACGTCCTGGCACTAAAGAACGTCGAG TTTACCTGGCCAGAATTCTTGTCATCCAGCGAGGTAAATGTGGAAGATTTCTGGTCCACAATGGAGACAGAAGTGATCGAGCAGGTGGCGTTCCCGTCTAGCATCCCGATCACCAAGTTTGATGCCTCTATTGttgcccccttcttcccaccACTGATGAGAGGAGCTATGGTGGTTAACACTGAGAAGGACAAGAACCTAGATGCTCATCCAGTGCCAG GCAATGGGAGCGCTTTGGTGCGGCTGCTTCAGGAGGAATCCTGCAAAGTGGAGCAGATCGGCTCTTATAGTGAGGCAGAGCTGCAGCATTTCTTGACACGGTGCAGCAtcccctggggggcagcagaCACAAAG GAGCAGCTGTGTTACTCCCTCCTGGCTCTCTATGACTTCGTACAGAATGGGGCAGATGCCAAACAACCCCCTGTCCGCCACACAGGAGGCAAAATCTACAAAGTGTGCCCACATCAG GTGGTGTGCGGCTCAAAGTACATTGTGAGAGGGGAAAGTGCCCGGGATCATGTGGACCTGCTAGTCTCCTCACGCCACTGGCCACCAGTCTATGTAGTGGATATGGCTTCTTCGGTGGCATTGTGTGCAGATATCTGTTGCCCTGACCTGACTGCCCAGATGTGGGGGAAAAGCCAGGGGTGCTTCTCTGATCCCATGGAGCCCCCAGCG cGTGTGTCCTGCCCAGAGCTGTTAGATCAACACTACAGTGTAGATATGACTGTAGCTGAGCACTCTGTCCAGCATCCAGTCACCAAATCCACAGCCCGCCGAATTGTTCACACTGGGGCAGAGACCAGCCAAAGTGATCCAACATCTCGGCACCACTCCATCTCACTGTGCCAAGAGCTCGAGCCTTACAGTGCCATCATCACTGCCATCAACGACAGCAAAACCAGCAACGTCCGCCAAAGGCCCATCACCTTCGACAACGCAACCCACTATTACCTCTACAACCGTCTGATGGATTTCCTCACCAGCCGGGAGATCGTTAATGGGCAGATCCATGAAATCgtgcagagctgccagcctggTGAGGTGGTGATCCGGGACACACTGTACCGACTGGGAGTGGCCCAGATcaagacagaagtggaggaggaggaaaaagagaaccaagaagaggatggagaggctgtTTAA
- the HMGXB3 gene encoding HMG domain-containing protein 3 isoform X4, whose protein sequence is MEDQYDGTEVTVVMEEIEGTYTYASPVPSKRKKKYKSPGDQGEKAKKPRSAYLLYYYDIYLKVQQELPHLPQSEINKKISESWRLLSVAEKSYYLEKAKLEKEGLDPNSKLSTLTAVVPDVPGFRKILPRSDYVIIPKTTLQEDRSRQHLELCVAQGQTASEGVTASTNITSVAHDAMQNILSVDSSRVGISEQCIAIDGLSEETASFCQSDTVEEVVASEILSHYVKPIADKMTGEILLDEASLEIGEGHPYHSTSVVIEETLVSSSRDISKGSITMAQPQDTDESSSSMPTTQFIMLPLQSHSVVENPTSIKLTTTYTRRGHGNCTNPGCSFTYVTRHKPPKCPKCGNFLGGKWIPKEKQPKGKAEQTSGILLKAPVAKRSQQPGAPEKVAAQEDATKSTLESSEAVNQLLNAVPVREQIQETEWEEVIISEAHILANGVQTQDNGTAATVMLAKDSDVQGNSSSEQPEKDSIGTVSQPSAKMTSPFASPTLTVKKPMGVDALAGAPKGQELKSKPKPKPSLLAAARPMRAILPAPASLGREACPEPLSSRQGFPSNGKNKHSPVRTSGLKPSTLKQLGQSVLQPSSISERKLQGSPTSSASQVKVVEVKPDIFPSYKYSCTVTLDLGLATSRGRGKCKNPSCSYIYTNRHKPRICPSCGYNLAKDRAEKTTVKSLELSSGLPDVLNTSEPLTQSQKEIQRQSTLQLLRKVMQIPENESELAEVFTLIHELNSSRLILSNVSEETVTIEQTSWSNYYESPATQCLLCNSSLFKGGQNSLAGPQECWLLTANRLQVVTAQVKVCLNLQCLALHSFTDIYTGLFNVGNKLLVSLDLLFTIRNHIKLGEDPKVAVGSILESVQEQTEKTLRPEELGQLQELLCNGYWAFECLTVRDYNDMICGVCGIAPKIEIAQRNAENVLALKNVEFTWPEFLSSSEVNVEDFWSTMETEVIEQVAFPSSIPITKFDASIVAPFFPPLMRGAMVVNTEKDKNLDAHPVPGNGSALVRLLQEESCKVEQIGSYSEAELQHFLTRCSIPWGAADTKEQLCYSLLALYDFVQNGADAKQPPVRHTGGKIYKVCPHQVVCGSKYIVRGESARDHVDLLVSSRHWPPVYVVDMASSVALCADICCPDLTAQMWGKSQGCFSDPMEPPARVSCPELLDQHYSVDMTVAEHSVQHPVTKSTARRIVHTGAETSQSDPTSRHHSISLCQELEPYSAIITAINDSKTSNVRQRPITFDNATHYYLYNRLMDFLTSREIVNGQIHEIVQSCQPGEVVIRDTLYRLGVAQIKTEVEEEEKENQEEDGEAV, encoded by the exons ATGGAGGATCAGTACGATGGCACTGAAGTAACTGTAGTGATGGAGGAAATAGAGGGCACCTACACCTATGCCTCTCCAGTACCatctaagaggaaaaaaaaatacaaaagtccTGGAGACCAAGGGGAAAAGGCCAAGAAACCCAG ATCTGCTTACCTCCTATACTATTATGATATATATTTGAAAGTTCAGCAGGAGCTCCCCCACCTTCCTCAATCTGAAATTAACAAGAAGATCAGTGAAAGTTGGAGATTGCTCAGTGTGGCTGAAAAAAGCTACTATTTGGAAAAGGCCAAGCTGGAGAAAGAAGGCTTAGACCCG AACTCCAAGCTGTCCACTCTGACTGCTGTAGTTCCAGATGTTCCAGGTTTCCGTAAAATCCTCCCTCGTTCGGATTACGTAATTATCCCTAAAACCACTCTTCAAGAGGACAGGAGCAGGCAGCATCTAGAACTTTGTGTGGCACAGGGCCAAACAGCATCTGAAGGAGTAACGGCTTCCACCAACATCACAAGTGTAGCCCACGATGCCATGCAAAACATCCTTTCTGTGGACTCGAGCCGTGTTGGCATTTCTGAGCAGTGCATTGCCATTGATGGACTGTCAGAGGAAACTGCCTCATTTTGTCAGTCGGACACTGTAGAAGAAGTAGTTGCTTCAGAGATTCTTTCTCATTACGTCAAACCTATAGCCGATAAAATGACTGGAGAAATCCTCCTGGATGAGGCTTCTTTGGAAATAGGAGAGGGACATCCATATCACTCAACTAGTGTGGTTATTGAAGAGACTCTTGTTAGTAGCTCCAGAGACATCTCCAAAGGAAGCATTACAATGGCACAGCCCCAG gATACAGATGAGAGCAGCTCCTCCATGCCTACCACACAGTTTATTATGCTACCTCTCCAGTCTCACTCTGTTGTGGAGAACCCAACATCAATCAAACTG ACAACCACCTACACCCGCAGGGGCCATGGAAACTGCACCAATCCTGGCTGTTCTTTTACTTATGTCACCAGGCACAAACCGCCAAAGTGCCCAAAGTGTGGGAACTTCCTGGGAGGAAAGTGGATCCCAAAG gaaaagcAACCCAAAGGCAAAGCTGAGCAGACTTCAGGTATCCTCCTGAAAGCACCAGTGGCTAAAagaagccagcagccaggagccccagagaaggTAGCTGCTCAGGAGGATGCCACCAAGTCTACTCTGGAAAGTTCTGAAGCTGTCAACCAGCTACTGAATGCAGTGCCTGTTCGGGAGCAAATACAGGAGACTGAATGGGAGGAAGTGATCATCTCTGAGGCTCACATCCTTGCAAATGGTGTGCAAACCCAGGACAATGGGACTGCAGCAACTGTGATGCTGGCTAAAGATAGTGATGTGCAGGGCAACTCCTCCTCAGAGCAGCCTGAGAAAGACAGCATAGGGACAGTCTCACAGCCATCTGCGAAAATGACAAGTCCATTTGCCAGTCCAACTTTGACTGTAAAAAAGCCAATGGG AGTCGATGCTCTTGCTGGTGCTCCCAAAGGACAAGAACTGAAAAGCAAACCAAAACCGAAGCCCTCCTTACTGGCTGCTGCAAGACCCATGAGAGCAATTCTACCTGCTCCTGCTAGCTTGGGGAGGGAAGCCTGCCCAGAGCCACTCAGCAGCCGACAGGGCTTTCCAAGTAATGGTAAAA ATAAGCATTCCCCTGTGAGAACCTCAGGCCTGAAGCCCAGTACGCTGAAGCAGTTGGGTCAGTCTGTCCTACAGCCATCTAGCATTAGTGAGCGAAAG CTCCAAGGCAGCCCAACCAGCAGTGCATCTCAGGTGAAAGTGGTGGAGGTCAAACCAGACATATTTCCCTCTTATAAATACAGCTGCACTGTAACTCTG gATTTGGGATTGGCGACATCACGTGGTAGAGGGAAGTGTAAGAACCCCTCTTGTAGCTACATATACACAAATAGGCACAAGCCACGGATCTGTCCCAGCTGTGGCTATAACCTTGCCAAAGACAGAGCTGAGAAAACAACTGTGAAATCCCTC GAGCTCAGCTCAGGTCTTCCTGATGTACTGAACACCAGTGAACCCCTAACACAGTCCCAGAAAGAGATCCAGCGTCAGTCAACGCTGCAGCTGCTGCGCAAGGTAATGCAAATCCCAGAGAATGAATCGGAACTGGCAGAGGTCTTCACCCTCATCCACGAACTCAACAGCTCACGGCTCATCCTGTCCAACGTGAGTGAGGAGACCGTCACCATCGAGCAGACCTCCTGGTCAAATTATTATGAGTCTCCGGCTACACAGTGCCTGCTCTGTAACAGCTCTCTGTTCAAAGGGGGACAGAA TTCTCTTGCTGGTCCACAAGAGTGCTGGTTGCTGACAGCTAACAGGTTACAGGTGGTTACTGCCCAGGTCAAAGTGTGTTTGAATCTGCAGTGTCTGGCCCTGCATAGCTTCACTGATATATACACAG GTCTGTTCAATGTGGGCAACAAGTTGTTAGTGAGCCTGGACCTTCTGTTCACCATCCGAAACCATATCAAACTTGGGGAGGATCCCAAAGTGGCCGTTGGCAGTATCCTGGAAtctgtgcaggagcagactg AGAAAACTCTGAGGCCTGAGGAGCTGGGTCAGCTCCAGGAGTTGCTGTGCAATGGCTATTGGGCCTTTGAGTGCCTCACTGTCCGGGACTACAACGATATGATCTGTGGAGTCTGTGGCATTGCACCCAAGATTGAGATAGCCCAGAGGAATGCAGAAAACGTCCTGGCACTAAAGAACGTCGAG TTTACCTGGCCAGAATTCTTGTCATCCAGCGAGGTAAATGTGGAAGATTTCTGGTCCACAATGGAGACAGAAGTGATCGAGCAGGTGGCGTTCCCGTCTAGCATCCCGATCACCAAGTTTGATGCCTCTATTGttgcccccttcttcccaccACTGATGAGAGGAGCTATGGTGGTTAACACTGAGAAGGACAAGAACCTAGATGCTCATCCAGTGCCAG GCAATGGGAGCGCTTTGGTGCGGCTGCTTCAGGAGGAATCCTGCAAAGTGGAGCAGATCGGCTCTTATAGTGAGGCAGAGCTGCAGCATTTCTTGACACGGTGCAGCAtcccctggggggcagcagaCACAAAG GAGCAGCTGTGTTACTCCCTCCTGGCTCTCTATGACTTCGTACAGAATGGGGCAGATGCCAAACAACCCCCTGTCCGCCACACAGGAGGCAAAATCTACAAAGTGTGCCCACATCAG GTGGTGTGCGGCTCAAAGTACATTGTGAGAGGGGAAAGTGCCCGGGATCATGTGGACCTGCTAGTCTCCTCACGCCACTGGCCACCAGTCTATGTAGTGGATATGGCTTCTTCGGTGGCATTGTGTGCAGATATCTGTTGCCCTGACCTGACTGCCCAGATGTGGGGGAAAAGCCAGGGGTGCTTCTCTGATCCCATGGAGCCCCCAGCG cGTGTGTCCTGCCCAGAGCTGTTAGATCAACACTACAGTGTAGATATGACTGTAGCTGAGCACTCTGTCCAGCATCCAGTCACCAAATCCACAGCCCGCCGAATTGTTCACACTGGGGCAGAGACCAGCCAAAGTGATCCAACATCTCGGCACCACTCCATCTCACTGTGCCAAGAGCTCGAGCCTTACAGTGCCATCATCACTGCCATCAACGACAGCAAAACCAGCAACGTCCGCCAAAGGCCCATCACCTTCGACAACGCAACCCACTATTACCTCTACAACCGTCTGATGGATTTCCTCACCAGCCGGGAGATCGTTAATGGGCAGATCCATGAAATCgtgcagagctgccagcctggTGAGGTGGTGATCCGGGACACACTGTACCGACTGGGAGTGGCCCAGATcaagacagaagtggaggaggaggaaaaagagaaccaagaagaggatggagaggctgtTTAA